One genomic window of Globicephala melas chromosome 8, mGloMel1.2, whole genome shotgun sequence includes the following:
- the LOC115848557 gene encoding LOW QUALITY PROTEIN: olfactory receptor 5AN6-like (The sequence of the model RefSeq protein was modified relative to this genomic sequence to represent the inferred CDS: substituted 1 base at 1 genomic stop codon) produces the protein MEPTYTVGGNVNWCSHYGKQDFKTRAGGRNNTTGTKFILLGFSDSPKLKIGLFSVFLGTYLLTVAWNLGFVILIRMDSSIHPPMYFFLSSLSLSFLDFCFVTSTTPKMLSDFFRKPGFISLMGCTMQYFFFASLGLTECCLLAAMAYDGYVAVCNPLLYTGIMSPTLCVQVVVGAYIVGFSGSLIQLCALLQLNFCGPNGINHFCDLPQLLVLSCSETFLLQVIKFLIGVIFGVASVLIIVISYGYIPATILKISSVEGRAKDFNTCASHLAAVTFFFGSELFVRMHPSTDHSLGYDKMASVFYTVVIPMLNPLTYSLRNKEIKDTLKWCKKKRMFSHCHSXLKVW, from the coding sequence AGACTTCAAGACAAGGGCTGGAGGAAGGAACAATACAACAGGCACCAAATTTATCCTCTTGGGATTCTCAGATTCTCCCAAGCTCAAGATTGGTCTCTTTTCAGTGTTCTTGGGGACTTACCTCTTGACAGTGGCCTGGAACCTGGGTTTCGTTATCCTGATTAGGATGGACTCCTCCATACATCCACCCATGTACTTCTTCCTCAGCAGCTTATCTTTATCCTTCTTAGATTTCTGCTTTGTTACTTCTACAACACCCAAAATGCTCTCAGACTTCTTCCGGAAGCCTGGATTCATCTCCCTTATGGGATGCACCATGCAATACTTCTTTTTCGCTAGCCTGGGTCTGACGGAATGCTGTCTCCTGGCAGCAATGGCTTATGATGGCTATGTTGCTGTTTGTAATCCTCTGCTCTACACAGGTATCATGTCCCCCACCCTCTGTGTGCAGGTGGTGGTTGGAGCGTATATAGTTGGATTCTCTGGCTCATTGATCCAACTGTGTGCTTTACTTCAGCTCAATTTCTGTGGACCAAATGGTATCAATCACTTCTGTGACCTGCCTCAATTATTAGTCCTCTCCTGCTCTGAAACCTTTCTCCTACAAGTGATAAAGTTTCTGATAGGAGTGATTTTTGGTGTGGCATCCGTCTTAATCATCGTGATATCTTATGGTTATATCCCTGCCACCATCCTGAAGATCAGCTCAGTTGAAGGCAGGGCCAAGGACTTCAACACCTGTGCTTCTCACCTGGCAGCAGTGACGTTTTTCTTTGGATCAGAACTCTTTGTCCGTATGCACCCCAGCACTGATCATTCTCTGGGCTATGACAAGATGGCATCAGTCTTCTATACAGTGGTGATCCCCATGTTGAATCCTTTGACTTACAGTCTAAGAAACAAGGAAATCAAAGATACCCTTAAGTGGTGTAAGAAGAAGAGAATGTTTTCCCATTGTCACAGTTAATTAAAGGTCTGGTAG